The following proteins are co-located in the Pseudomonas synxantha genome:
- the fabG gene encoding 3-oxoacyl-ACP reductase FabG, with protein sequence MTESVLVTGSSRGIGRAIALRLAQAGHDIVLHCRSGRAEADAVQVEIEALGRKARVLQFDVSDRANCKAILEADVEQHGAYYGVVLNAGLTRDGAFPALSEDDWDVVMRTNLDGFYNVLHPVMMPMIRRRAAGRIVCITSVSGLIGNRGQVNYSASKAGLIGAAKALAIELGKRKITVNCVAPGLIDTAMLDENVPVEELMKMIPAQRMGTPEEVAGAVNFLMSAEASYITRQVLAVNGGLC encoded by the coding sequence ATGACTGAATCCGTACTGGTCACCGGCTCCAGCCGTGGCATCGGCCGCGCCATTGCCCTGCGCCTGGCCCAGGCCGGCCATGACATCGTGCTGCATTGCCGCAGTGGTCGCGCCGAAGCCGACGCCGTGCAGGTCGAGATCGAGGCCCTGGGGCGCAAGGCGCGGGTGCTGCAATTCGACGTGTCCGACCGCGCCAATTGCAAGGCCATCCTTGAAGCCGATGTGGAGCAACATGGCGCCTACTACGGCGTGGTGCTCAATGCTGGCCTGACCCGCGACGGCGCGTTCCCGGCGCTGTCGGAAGACGACTGGGACGTAGTGATGCGCACCAACCTTGATGGTTTCTACAACGTGCTGCACCCGGTAATGATGCCGATGATCCGCCGCCGCGCCGCCGGGCGCATCGTGTGTATCACGTCGGTCTCCGGGTTGATCGGCAACCGCGGCCAGGTCAACTACAGCGCTTCAAAAGCCGGCCTGATCGGCGCGGCCAAGGCACTGGCCATCGAGTTGGGCAAGCGCAAGATCACCGTCAACTGCGTGGCGCCCGGGTTGATCGATACTGCGATGCTGGATGAAAACGTCCCCGTTGAAGAACTGATGAAAATGATCCCCGCGCAACGCATGGGGACCCCGGAAGAAGTCGCCGGCGCAGTGAATTTCCTGATGTCGGCCGAAGCCAGCTATATCACGCGCCAGGTG